From Dermochelys coriacea isolate rDerCor1 chromosome 9, rDerCor1.pri.v4, whole genome shotgun sequence, one genomic window encodes:
- the SLC25A14 gene encoding brain mitochondrial carrier protein 1 isoform X2 gives MSALNWKPFVYGGLASLVAEFGTFPVDLTKTRLQVQGQSIDARFREIKYRGMFHALFRIYKEEGILALYSGIAPALLRQASYGTIKIGIYQSLKRLFVDRLEDETLLINMLCGVLSGVISSTLANPTDVLKGVVPTAQRAAIVVGVELPVYDITKKHLILSGFMGDTILAHFVSSFVCGLAGAIASNPVDVVRTRMMNQRAIVGTVELYKGTLDGLVKTWKSEGFFALYKGFWPNWLRLGPWNIIFFITYEQLKRLPF, from the exons ATGTCCGCGCTGAACTGGAAACCCTTCGTGTACGGCGGGCTGGCCTCGCTGGTGGCCGAGTTCG GGACCTTTCCTGTGGACCTCACCAAAACGCGGCTCCAAGTACAAGGTCAAAGCATTGATGCTCGCTTCCGAGAGATCAAGTACCGGGGCATGTTCCATGCCTTGTTCCGCATCTACAAGGAGGAGGGGATTCTGGCTCTCTATTCTGG GATTGCTCCTGCATTGCTGAGACAGGCCTCTTACGGCACCATAAAGATTGGCATTTACCAGAGCCTGAAGCGGCTGTTTGTAGATCGTTTAGAAG ATGAGACGCTGCTAATCAACATGCTCTGTGGGGTGCTTTCAGGGGTGATCTCGTCCACACTGGCCAACCCGACAGATGTGCTGAAG GGTGTAGTCCCCACGGCGCAGAGAGCTGCCATTGTGGTTGGAGTGGAGCTGCCAGTTTACGACATCACCAAGAAGCACCTGATCCTCTCAGGGTTCATGGGGGATACAATCCTTGCCCATTTCGT TTCCAGTTTTGTGTGTGGGCTGGCCGGAGCCATTGCCTCCAACCCAGTGGACGTGGTGCGAACACGGATGATGAACCAGAGGGCAATAGTGGGGACTGTGGAGCTCTACAAAGGCACACTGGATGGTCTAGTAAAG acaTGGAAGAGTGAGGGCTTCTTTGCACTCTATAAAGGGTTCTGGCCCAACTGGCTCCGGCTTGGCCCTTGGAATATCATT TTTTTTATCACATATGAGCAGTTGAAGCGACTTCCATTCTAG
- the SLC25A14 gene encoding brain mitochondrial carrier protein 1 isoform X1, which produces MSALNWKPFVYGGLASLVAEFGTFPVDLTKTRLQVQGQSIDARFREIKYRGMFHALFRIYKEEGILALYSGIAPALLRQASYGTIKIGIYQSLKRLFVDRLEDETLLINMLCGVLSGVISSTLANPTDVLKIRMQAQGSLFQGGMIGSFIDIYQQEGTRGLWRGVVPTAQRAAIVVGVELPVYDITKKHLILSGFMGDTILAHFVSSFVCGLAGAIASNPVDVVRTRMMNQRAIVGTVELYKGTLDGLVKTWKSEGFFALYKGFWPNWLRLGPWNIIFFITYEQLKRLPF; this is translated from the exons ATGTCCGCGCTGAACTGGAAACCCTTCGTGTACGGCGGGCTGGCCTCGCTGGTGGCCGAGTTCG GGACCTTTCCTGTGGACCTCACCAAAACGCGGCTCCAAGTACAAGGTCAAAGCATTGATGCTCGCTTCCGAGAGATCAAGTACCGGGGCATGTTCCATGCCTTGTTCCGCATCTACAAGGAGGAGGGGATTCTGGCTCTCTATTCTGG GATTGCTCCTGCATTGCTGAGACAGGCCTCTTACGGCACCATAAAGATTGGCATTTACCAGAGCCTGAAGCGGCTGTTTGTAGATCGTTTAGAAG ATGAGACGCTGCTAATCAACATGCTCTGTGGGGTGCTTTCAGGGGTGATCTCGTCCACACTGGCCAACCCGACAGATGTGCTGAAG ATTCGAATGCAGGCTCAAGGCAGCTTATTCCAGGGGGGCATGATTGGCAGCTTCATCGATATCTACCAGCAGGAAGGCACGCGGGGGCTCTGGAGG GGTGTAGTCCCCACGGCGCAGAGAGCTGCCATTGTGGTTGGAGTGGAGCTGCCAGTTTACGACATCACCAAGAAGCACCTGATCCTCTCAGGGTTCATGGGGGATACAATCCTTGCCCATTTCGT TTCCAGTTTTGTGTGTGGGCTGGCCGGAGCCATTGCCTCCAACCCAGTGGACGTGGTGCGAACACGGATGATGAACCAGAGGGCAATAGTGGGGACTGTGGAGCTCTACAAAGGCACACTGGATGGTCTAGTAAAG acaTGGAAGAGTGAGGGCTTCTTTGCACTCTATAAAGGGTTCTGGCCCAACTGGCTCCGGCTTGGCCCTTGGAATATCATT TTTTTTATCACATATGAGCAGTTGAAGCGACTTCCATTCTAG
- the SLC25A14 gene encoding brain mitochondrial carrier protein 1 isoform X3 produces MFHALFRIYKEEGILALYSGIAPALLRQASYGTIKIGIYQSLKRLFVDRLEDETLLINMLCGVLSGVISSTLANPTDVLKIRMQAQGSLFQGGMIGSFIDIYQQEGTRGLWRGVVPTAQRAAIVVGVELPVYDITKKHLILSGFMGDTILAHFVSSFVCGLAGAIASNPVDVVRTRMMNQRAIVGTVELYKGTLDGLVKTWKSEGFFALYKGFWPNWLRLGPWNIIFFITYEQLKRLPF; encoded by the exons ATGTTCCATGCCTTGTTCCGCATCTACAAGGAGGAGGGGATTCTGGCTCTCTATTCTGG GATTGCTCCTGCATTGCTGAGACAGGCCTCTTACGGCACCATAAAGATTGGCATTTACCAGAGCCTGAAGCGGCTGTTTGTAGATCGTTTAGAAG ATGAGACGCTGCTAATCAACATGCTCTGTGGGGTGCTTTCAGGGGTGATCTCGTCCACACTGGCCAACCCGACAGATGTGCTGAAG ATTCGAATGCAGGCTCAAGGCAGCTTATTCCAGGGGGGCATGATTGGCAGCTTCATCGATATCTACCAGCAGGAAGGCACGCGGGGGCTCTGGAGG GGTGTAGTCCCCACGGCGCAGAGAGCTGCCATTGTGGTTGGAGTGGAGCTGCCAGTTTACGACATCACCAAGAAGCACCTGATCCTCTCAGGGTTCATGGGGGATACAATCCTTGCCCATTTCGT TTCCAGTTTTGTGTGTGGGCTGGCCGGAGCCATTGCCTCCAACCCAGTGGACGTGGTGCGAACACGGATGATGAACCAGAGGGCAATAGTGGGGACTGTGGAGCTCTACAAAGGCACACTGGATGGTCTAGTAAAG acaTGGAAGAGTGAGGGCTTCTTTGCACTCTATAAAGGGTTCTGGCCCAACTGGCTCCGGCTTGGCCCTTGGAATATCATT TTTTTTATCACATATGAGCAGTTGAAGCGACTTCCATTCTAG